caccatcattaatGGATGTTTCTATTACAGGCGTTTTAGCTTGTCTGGATGGTTATTTAAATATAGCATTAGAACAGACTGAAGAATATGTAAATGgacaattgaaacaaaaatatggtGATGCATTCATACGTGGTAATAATGGTtggttttttattgattgtttttaattaataatatatCTAATTAGTAAATGTTTACATAAGTATTCTACATTAGTgcacaaaaacgaaaatattaATGAATCACATCATCAAGCATCAACAAACTCATCACGAATCGGTGGTATATCAatggattgatttttcaatcgtATTActattgaacaatttttcacaatctcaatccattcaatatgttcatcaattgatttgaataaatttcgaatttcattcacagaccatgattgtaataatttcaatggtATTTTGATacgttttttctcttcttcacGACCATTTTCGTTACGACAAGTGAAACGAACAATGTACataaaattcgaatcaattatttttggccatttttgtTCGACAACATTTTTGCTATAATCGAATCCATACGATTTGGAATATTCATTCGCTTTCAATTGACTTGTAAATGCTTGCCAACATTCGGAA
This is a stretch of genomic DNA from Dermatophagoides farinae isolate YC_2012a chromosome 6, ASM2471394v1, whole genome shotgun sequence. It encodes these proteins:
- the LOC124493946 gene encoding U6 snRNA-associated Sm-like protein LSm6, which encodes MSSRKQTPNDFLKQIIGRPVVVKLNSGVDYRGVLACLDGYLNIALEQTEEYVNGQLKQKYGDAFIRGNNVFYISAQKRKY